A genomic stretch from Psilocybe cubensis strain MGC-MH-2018 chromosome 1, whole genome shotgun sequence includes:
- a CDS encoding Cyclin-U4-3, with protein MAHTASAGGPAYGGMGMGMSIGLGVGMALPYTSGASSSSSSSYAVHPSSYASGSGSGSSSSGSASSSGSSSSQYSGSYSSASTSTSTSTSTTSAPASSSSSHPASAHTSWRTTSASTSNTGSGSGAGAGPGLAPNPPLPLTPPMSTSFAHRVAVAYHPSHSHPSSHTSGPQQQQASHSTLPTYSHPHTHTHAPPPSTTTTTTTTLPPIAHLERHLPPPPPPPPTHSTSASASGAPHMQSYSQYHQNYQPQQQGQQQQSQLQNLQNQQQHQQQPQLQPHQNQQHNQQQHQQNQQQQLQQQHQHQHQQQQQTLQNQQNQQNQQNQTYAPMNAPTQSQSQSQSQGLTYPSTSLPPLTPPDDVPHAHAARLPAPAPAPAPAPSQQPPSRQPQPQQPSQQSQPQQQQRSQQQQQQTRSARSAQQQAQLPRVASGEGDVFYSHSQAQASSGGTYQQQNAVVYQQSQHQQHQQHGYHHPAPQPGPGPGPGPGPGPGPGPVGEIQAQAHQHQHYQHQQQNSAPPPPPPPPPSQSTQHPQQQQQQLQPHHQPQPSHQPPSTQQQQPQPQPQHQPQQHPQQSIQPQPQPSHQPPSAQHQQQQQPVIIDWLDASRTRSGRFIAEKTCEMICYLWFAAPPPVPVVTAVTTSGSGMSKKVEDKREAEVLGEDKSASGSEGSSASEEGMDVDDDEEEEGDVDGEDVDVEGDMEDGDVDMDGMSGRRTGSGRGKGRGRGRGRGRGRGNGVESPATSVSSAASSLPSIKRSSLHSAHTTSSSTQPAHITPAAAAAAPTQAHPPAPPARPPTTAPSTLQLVATPTFIQFMQKLLETTQVSQSVIVLSLHYIYRLKEKNRWTPAQRGSEFRIAVAGLMMGNKFLDDNTYTNKTWSEVSGIELDEINRMEREFLTGVDFNLYVDKATYEGWLNLLKGLVLAKERDCRRWGAVSGSGGGRRGERGERGRGVGARYGYAHAHGERERGYAREREREYGRERERERERGYAREPVRAYTSAALASGSGSNSNSNANANANAVVAKHPPPPPPGPAQGYHYAQEYGYAAGVGASQVSNASYGAGAGVYSANANANAQYTSAGGSTSSSSSNYYKIPYSNNTTSSNTTSSSTNTAANNSANGCTGYGYGNGNGYTNGGRPTMHRARSSSPTLRRAVPSSSSLSSSSSGAGLGSGYAPPVFGQPGPAPAPAPGPVQTTTSSGVAAFHIPHVQPQPQTQAQAYAVYPGTTTTSTSTTASMMSSGSHSAYSSPSPAPRSYVYGHHGSYASGLTINTNTASFGSSASTTSLSALSATAAPTVNVTNGNVVNTTATATASGAAKRTAEAAFSPTSAGFAHVPSKKVVGGSGSGSGSGSGSLPHSHGQGVSPLDGLALSSFERMSIGSGGVSPLMGQVHGSVPVQGSSQVKGPAVRRSQQAQVPVNVNALPQLSTAYSYNVADDERRGRGQPLYFYALACSPVKQQEYEYGYASHVHSACNSAAPSPTPASASAGAGEVRQDSMLSEEQEQAYADAEERERERERERERMREREYEREYERERDLDREREREEYEHERERERERERERRAREREEAALEEAEARRVQYAQEHNQYGSHSHSHSHTPTHAHHTHNHSHSHSHSHTHGHTHGHGHTHGHGHSYAHTQRKARLRYHHPAPYTAAYSWASYADMNAPPPPPAPVYVSSAAVSPVGGVLVHHHHQQQQHQQGQQQQQGQAVGPLPHFRDDVWARPPAPASSYVDVDVEEEMEAEAESLRGDNDNESESEGSSSSSSSSDDGDRDEDEDGDEGEDEDEEMEYDGSPVTILRRFPSSSAKGQTQTQLMKAKTKTKTKTKTKTLNTQASVSSISSTATVTPASASASAGMYRPRTPPPTSSLSSISSSSSSSSSLPPPPPPSSSSTSSSYHRHSHSHSHSHSYAQHGHVEAAPFANAGPPGVNVAFTPGGGCAVYAAPPPPPLPLPHHHHHHHSVAAAHGGVGVGVGHPSSSSGLTANYAASSSGSGAGGGGGAGYAPASGTGSGYVYGSTYASGSGAGSTYNNAYSSSGTGGGGGGGGYGYGYGYGYGYATPPSTSSAHPSSVPGSVSASASNNTLSSSVSVSANSTPYTCPGSGAGAGTGYYGTTQSQSQYSSPVSYSTFSGASPPAPVRAPPTPVRAPPAPAPVRAPPHASEPEAYGYQQGYSTQTQSQSQGQHAYASHSHSHSQYSSQSQYSSPQRVYDVRV; from the exons ATGGCGCACACCGCATCTGCAGGTGGCCCGGCGTACGGTggtatgggcatgggcatgaGTATCGGTTTGGGTGTTGGAATGGCGCTGCCGTACACTAGCGGtgcgagctcgagctcgagctcgagctaCGCTGTGCATCCTTCGAGTTACGCTTCTGGGTCGGGGTCGGGGTCGAGTTCGAGTGGGAGCGCAAGCTCAAGTGGAAGCTCGAGTTCGCAGTATAGCGGGAGCTACTCGTCAGCCtctacatctacatctacatctacatccaccacctccgcccccgcctcctcatcttcctcacaCCCCGCCTCCGCGCATACATCATGGCgcaccacctccgcctccacctcaAATAcaggttcaggttcaggtgcaggtgcaggtcCAGGGCTAGCGCCCAACCCGCCACTCCCGCTTACCCCGCCGATGTCGACGAGCTTCGCGCACCGCGTGGCCGTGGCGTACCATCCTTCGCACTCGCATCCTTCATCACATACGTCTGgtcctcagcagcagcaggcgtcTCATAGTACCCTCCCCACATATTCACACCCacatacgcatacgcatGCCCCTCCGCCttcaacgacgacgacgacgacgacgacgttaCCGCCTATAGCCCACCTCGAGCGGCACCtccctccgccgccgccgcccccTCCTACACACTCtacgtctgcgtctgcgtctggtGCCCCGCATATGCAGTCGTATTCGCAGTATCATCAAAATTATCAGCCACAGCAGCAGggtcagcagcagcagagtCAGCTGCAGAATTTACAgaatcaacaacaacaccagcagcagccgcaACTGCAGCCGCACCAGAATCAGCAGCAtaaccaacaacaacaccagcagaatcagcaacagcagctacaacaacagcaccagcaccagcaccagcagcagcagcagactCTGCAAAACCAGCAGAACCAGCAGAACCAGCAGAACCAGACGTATGCGCCGATGAATGCGCCAACCCAGAgccagagtcagagtcagagtcagggTTTGACGTACCCGAGCACCAGTTTACCACCTC TTACTCCGCCAGACGACGTACCCCATGCGCACGCTGCGCGCTtgcctgcgcctgcgcctgcacCGGCACCTGCGCCTTCTCAACAACCACCTTCCcgacaaccacaaccacaacagcCATCCCAAcaatcacaaccacaacagcaacagcggagccagcagcagcagcagcaaactAGGTCGGCTAGGTCGGCTCAGCAGCAGGCGCAGTTACCGCGCGTCGCGTCGGGCGAAGGGGATGTTTtttattcgcattcgcagGCGCAGGCTTCGAGTGGTGGGACGTACCAGCAGCAGAATGCGGTGGTGTATCAACAATCGCAacaccagcagcaccagcagcatggGTATCATCATCCCGCGCCGCAGcctggacctggacctggacctggacctggacctggacctggacctggacctgTGGGTGAGATACAGGCGCAGgcgcatcagcatcagcattatcagcatcaacaacaaaatagcgcgccgcctccgccgccgccgccgccgccctctCAGTCCACCCAACAccctcagcagcagcagcagcagttgCAACCCCATCATCAACCTCAACCCTCGCACCAACCGCCGTCaactcagcagcagcagccacaaccccaaccccagcACCAACCCCAACAACATCCGCAACAGTCCATccagcctcagcctcagccctCGCACCAACCGCCGTCAgctcagcaccagcagcagcagcagccggtGATAATCGACTGGCTGGACGCGTCGCGCACGCGCTCGGGGCGGTTTATAGCTGAGAAGACGTGTGAGATGATATGTTATTTGTGGTTCGCTGCGCCGCCTCCTGTGCCTGTTGTGACTGCTGTAACTACATCTGGGTCTGGTATGAGCAAGAAGGTGGAGGATAAGAGGGAGGCGGAGGTTTTGGGGGAGGATAAGAGTGCGAGTGGGAGTGAGGGGAGTAGTGCGAGTGAGGAAGGgatggatgttgatgatgatgaggaggaggagggggatgtggatggagaggatgtggatgtggagggAGATATGGAGGATGGGgatgtggatatggatgGTATGAGTGGAAGGAGAACGGGAAGTGGCagagggaaaggaagagggagggggagggggaggggaagaggaagaggcaacGGTGTAGAGTCGCCTGCGACGTCCGTGTCGTCTGCGGCGTCGTCTTTGCCTAGTATCAAACGCTCGTCGTTACACTCCGCCCACACCACCTCCTCATCCACCCAACCCGCCCACATcacccccgccgccgccgccgccgcccccaCCCAAGCCCACCCCCCCGCACCACCCGCACGCCCCCCAACAACAGCCCCTTCAACCCTGCAACTCGTCGCCACCCCCACCTTCATCCAATTCATGCAAAAGCTGCTCGAAACAACGCAAGTCTCGCAGAGCGTCATTGTGCTGAGTCTGCATTATATTTATAggttgaaggagaagaacCGGTGGACGCCTGCGCAGAGGGGGAGTGAGTTTAGGATTGCGGTTGCTGGGTTGATGATGGGGAATAAGTTTTTGGATGA TAACACCTACACCAACAAAACATGGTCAGAGGTATCAGGCATCGAGCTGGACGAGATCAACCGCATGGAACGCGAATTTCTCACTGGGGTGGATTTTAACCTGTACGTGGATAAAGCGACGTATGAAGGGTGGTTGAATCTTTTGAAAGGGCTGGTTTTGGCGAAGGAGAGAGATTGTAGGAGGTGGGGGGCGGTTTCGGGGTCGGGTGgggggaggagaggggagaggggggagagagggaggggggtGGGTGCGAGGTATGGgtatgcgcatgcgcatggggagagggagagggggtatgcgagggagagggagagagagtatggaagagagagggagagggagagggagagggggtaTGCGCGCGAGCCGGTGCGCGCGTATACTTCTGCTGCGCTTGCGAGTGGTAGCGgtagcaacagcaacagcaatgcgaatgcgaatgcgaatgcggtGGTGGCGAAGcatccgccgccgccgccgccgggGCCGGCGCAGGGGTATCATTATGCGCAAGAGTATGGGTACGCGGCGGGTGTAGGTGCGAGTCAGGTGTCGAATGCGAGCTATGGCGCTGGGGCTGGGGTTTACtccgccaacgccaacgccaacgcccaGTACACTAGCGCTGGtggcagcaccagcagcagcagcagcaactaCTACAAAATCCCTTATagcaacaacaccacctcctccaacaccacctcctcctccaccaacACCGCCGCCAACAACAGCGCGAACGGGTGCACCGGATACGGATACGGAAACGGAAACGGATACACGAACGGGGGACGACCGACGATGCACCGCGCGCGCTCGAGCTCGCCTACGTTGCGCCGCGCTGtgccttcctcctcttctttgtcttcctcttcgtcgggTGCGGGTTTGGGTTCAGGGTATGCGCCGCCGGTGTTTGGACAGCCTGgtcctgcgcctgcgcctgctcctGGTCCTGtgcagacgacgacgagttCGGGTGTGGCCGCGTTCCATATCCCGCATGTTCAACCCCAGCCTCAGACCCAGGCGCAAGCGTATGCGGTGTATCCTGGTACAACGACGACGTCCACATCCACGACGGCGTCCATGATGAGCTCAGGATCGCATTCGGCGTACTCGTCGCCTTCGCCTGCGCCTCGGTCTTATGTCTATGGACATCATGGATCATATGCGAGTGGGCTGACGATTAATACGAATACGGCGTCGTTTGGTTCGTCTGCGTCGACGACGTCGTTGTCTGCATTATCTGCAACTGCAGCGCCGACAGTGAACGTTACAAATGGCAATGTAGTGAATacgacggcgacggcgacggcgtCAGGCGCAGCGAAACGCACGGCAGAAGCTGCGTTCTCGCCTACGAGCGCGGGGTTCGCGCATGTTCCTTCTAAGAAGGTTGTTggtggttctggttctggttctggttctggttctggttcccTACCCCACTCACACGGACAGGGAGTAAGCCCGCTTGATGGGCTCGCGCTCTCGAGCTTTGAGAGGATGTCGATTGGGAGTGGGGGTGTGTCGCCTTTGATGGGTCAGGTGCATGGTTCTGTTCCTGTGCAGGGCAGTTCGCAAGTTAAGGGCCCGGCGGTGCGTCGTTCGCAGCAGGCGCAAGTACCTGTCAATGTGAACGCGCTGCCGCAGCTCTCGACGGCGTATTCGTATAATGTTGCGGATGATGAGCGCAGGGGGCGTGGGCAG CCGCTCTACTTCTACGCACTCGCATGCTCGCCCGTTAAGCAGCAGGAGTACGAGTATGGGTATGCGAGCCATGTGCATTCGGCGTGTAATTCTGCGGCGCCGTCGCCTACccctgcgtctgcgtctgcggGGGCTGGGGAGGTGAGGCAGGATAGTATGCTTtcggaggagcaggagcaggcgTATGCGGATGCTGAGGAGAGGGAGCGTGAGAGGGAGCgtgagagggaaaggatgagagagagggagTATGAGAGGGAGtatgagagggagagagattTGGATAGAGAGCGTGAGCGCGAGGAGTATGAGcatgagagggagagggagagggagagggagagggagaggcgCGCACGGGAGCGCGAGGAGGCTGCGCTGGAAGAAGCTGAAGCGCGTCGCGTGCAGTATGCACAGGAGCATAATCAGTACGGGTCGCACTCTCACAGTCACAGCCACACCCCCACCCACGCCCACCACACACATAACCACTCGcattcgcactcgcactcgcataCGCACGGACACAcacacggacacggacacacgcacggacacggacactCGTACGCGCACACGCAGCGCAAGGCGCGTTTGCGGTATCACCACCCGGCACCGTATACCGCTGCGTATTCGTGGGCTTCGTATGCGGATATGAacgcgccgccgccgccgcctgcGCCTGTGTATGTTTCGTCGGCGGCGGTGTCGCCTGTTGGTGGGGTGCTtgtgcatcatcatcatcagcagcagcagcatcagcaaggacagcagcagcagcaaggaCAAGCGGTGGGCCCGCTGCCGCATTTCAGAGATGATGTGTGGGCGCGcccgcctgcgcctgcgagTTCTTAtgtggacgtggacgtggaggaggagatggaagctgaagctgaGTCGTTGCGCGGCGATAACGATAatgagagcgagagcgagggctcttcctcttcttcctcttcctctgacgATGGCGATcgggatgaggatgaggatggcgATGAGggtgaggacgaggacgaggagatgGAGTATGATGGATCGCCCGTGACGATTTTACGGCGGttcccttcttcctctgccaagggccagacgcagacgcagttGATGAAAGCCAAGACCAAGAccaagacaaagacaaagacgaaGACGCTCAACACGCAAGCGTCCGTATCGTCCATCTCGTCCACTGCGACTGTCACACCCGcctcggcgtcggcgtcggcgggGATGTATAGACCGCGCACGCCTCCGCCTACATCTTCGTTATCCTCAatatcctcatcctcctcgtcctcctcatcgttgccgcccccgcccccgccgtcgtcgtcgtcaacaTCGTCGTCGTACCATCGACACAGCCACAGCCACAGCCACAGCCACAGCTACGCGCAGCACGGCCACGTCGAAGCGGCGCCCTTTGCGAATGCGGGTCCGCCTGGTGTGAATGTTGCGTTTACGCCTGGTGGGGGGTGTGCGGTTTATGCTGCCCCTccaccgcctcctcttcctcttcctcatcatcatcatcatcatcattcgGTGGCTGCTGCGcatggtggtgttggtgttggtgttgggcatccgagttcgagttcgggTTTGACGGCGAACTATGCTGCGAGCAgtagtggtagtggtgctggtggtggtggtggtgctgggTATGCGCCTGCGAGCGGGACAGGGTCGGGATATGTGTATGGTTCGACGTATGCGTCTGGGTCTGGCGCTGGGTCTACGTACAACAACGCgtacagcagcagcggcaccggcggcggcggaggaggaggagggtatGGATACGGGTACGGCTACGGCTACGGCTACGCAACGCCTCCATCGACATCATCCGCACATCCGTCCTCTGTGCCTGGGTCTGTGTCCGCGTCCGCATCTAACAACACTCTAAGCTCcagtgtgagtgtgagtgcgAATTCGACGCCGTATACCTGTCCAGGctcgggtgcgggtgcgggtacGGGGTATTATGGTACCAcgcagtcgcagtcgcagtaTTCGTCGCCTGTGTCGTATAGTACGTTTAGTGGGGCGTCGCCTCCTGCGCCTGTTCGTGCGCCGCCTACGCCTGTTCGTGCgccg